From a single Paenibacillus sp. FSL W8-0426 genomic region:
- a CDS encoding extracellular solute-binding protein — MTKWSKRLITLTLLPALVLSIAACSSTDAGQTPAPEKGNSIERKEVAFTDISSTIRGNTAPSQAQIDEVNTTLNDTYLGDLFDQKIPNDYSAYPYSKDVTLDVWLPADPNIPDMNNHKVQKQIEKLTGIKVNFITPPVGQEADAFTLMISSGELPDIIINPERYPGGLEAGLNDGAYMDLTDLMETNAPNYSAWRNSDEMRRKTTVTDDGKLLGFYGIAPYSEWTWFGTLIKKEALEKTGLDVPATIEEWHTFLQKSKEVGYAEPLNYGSSYGQIFTGIINGAYGVWDWTFLDNNGKVAWGPAQPKAKEYLATMQQWNKEGLLNRDWATADFNQRMASAISDKTSVMMDSPDTMWSYWKQQNDIDFVGALNPVLNEGDKSATTYKNFMRTGRAAAITTQCKDVEAAMAWLDFNYSKKGWEIVNYGEYGTVHLIDENGKPYFPEDSYIYNDPDGQPVATTLLKYRMHSWPSIRDEHHSNPLIVAKGSYSGEIRKEWTENMDTSMAMPPITFTQEEASREAELGNQLATLRSEYFAKIIMGELPVDAYDKFLSEAQKMGLDEFLSLHQAALDRYNQR, encoded by the coding sequence ATGACGAAATGGTCAAAACGTTTGATCACGCTTACCTTGCTGCCTGCGCTGGTGCTGTCCATCGCCGCCTGCAGCAGCACAGATGCCGGGCAGACGCCAGCTCCGGAAAAGGGAAATTCCATAGAGCGGAAGGAAGTGGCTTTTACCGATATTAGCTCAACGATCCGGGGGAATACAGCTCCTTCCCAAGCGCAGATCGATGAGGTCAATACAACGTTAAACGATACGTACTTGGGGGACCTGTTTGATCAAAAAATACCGAACGACTATTCCGCTTACCCGTATTCCAAAGATGTTACGCTGGATGTTTGGCTGCCTGCCGACCCGAACATCCCTGATATGAACAATCATAAGGTCCAAAAGCAGATCGAAAAGCTGACCGGCATCAAGGTCAACTTTATTACACCTCCCGTCGGACAGGAAGCGGATGCGTTCACGCTCATGATCTCGTCGGGCGAACTGCCGGATATCATCATCAACCCCGAGCGTTATCCGGGAGGCCTGGAAGCGGGTCTGAACGACGGCGCGTACATGGATCTGACCGATCTGATGGAAACCAACGCGCCCAACTACTCCGCATGGCGCAATTCGGACGAAATGCGCAGGAAAACGACGGTGACGGACGACGGCAAACTGCTTGGTTTCTATGGCATCGCACCGTATTCGGAATGGACCTGGTTCGGCACGTTGATCAAAAAGGAAGCCCTTGAAAAGACGGGGCTGGACGTACCGGCGACCATTGAGGAATGGCATACGTTTTTGCAAAAAAGCAAAGAAGTCGGTTATGCCGAACCGCTGAATTACGGCTCATCTTACGGCCAAATTTTTACTGGCATTATCAATGGCGCCTACGGCGTTTGGGACTGGACGTTCCTCGACAATAACGGAAAAGTAGCGTGGGGGCCTGCCCAGCCGAAGGCAAAGGAGTACTTGGCCACCATGCAGCAATGGAACAAGGAAGGCTTGCTCAACCGCGATTGGGCGACGGCGGATTTCAACCAGCGCATGGCGAGCGCGATATCGGACAAAACGTCTGTCATGATGGATTCGCCGGATACGATGTGGAGTTATTGGAAGCAGCAAAACGACATTGATTTTGTCGGTGCCCTGAACCCGGTCTTGAACGAAGGCGACAAGTCTGCTACAACGTACAAAAACTTCATGCGTACCGGTCGGGCTGCAGCGATTACGACCCAATGCAAAGACGTGGAAGCAGCGATGGCGTGGCTGGATTTTAACTACAGCAAAAAGGGCTGGGAAATCGTGAACTATGGCGAATACGGGACCGTGCACTTGATCGACGAGAATGGCAAACCCTATTTTCCGGAGGACAGCTATATTTACAACGATCCCGATGGTCAGCCTGTAGCCACAACGTTGCTCAAATACCGCATGCATTCTTGGCCGTCTATTCGCGACGAGCATCATTCCAATCCGCTAATCGTTGCAAAAGGCAGTTATTCGGGGGAGATCCGGAAGGAATGGACCGAGAACATGGATACGAGCATGGCCATGCCGCCGATCACGTTCACGCAGGAAGAAGCCTCCCGGGAAGCCGAACTGGGGAACCAGCTTGCGACGCTTCGCAGTGAATATTTTGCCAAAATCATCATGGGCGAGCTTCCGGTGGATGCGTACGACAAGTTCCTGAGCGAGGCGCAGAAGATGGGGCTGGATGAATTTCTGAGTCTGCACCAGGCTGCGCTGGACCGCTATAACCAAAGGTAG
- a CDS encoding ABC transporter permease subunit — MLTIRKNKNVGGLATASPRGSKRNMIKKDFRKNWFAYLLAIPVIAWFLVFCYGPMWGVLIAFKDYKPLLGFDGSQWVGFKHFIDFFEGPYFWRVVKNTLLLNVWGIVFGFTAPIILALMLNEARDGRFKKIVQTITYMPHFISLVVVCGMIHIFTADGGILTQLLEFITGKEYSSLLGYSSLFRPIYTFSGIWQSIGWESIIYLAAMSSIDPALYEAAEIDGVGRIKKMWHITLPQISPVIVILFIFAIGGLMASGYEKIILLYNPLTYDTADVIASYVYRRGLREASLSYSTAVGLLSSVINFALLWVTNRLARRYSEVSLW, encoded by the coding sequence ATGCTGACGATACGTAAAAACAAAAACGTGGGCGGCCTGGCGACCGCTTCGCCGCGCGGAAGCAAACGGAACATGATCAAGAAAGACTTCAGGAAGAACTGGTTCGCCTACCTTCTCGCCATTCCGGTCATTGCCTGGTTTCTCGTGTTCTGCTACGGGCCGATGTGGGGTGTGCTGATCGCATTCAAGGACTATAAACCGCTCCTTGGCTTTGATGGCAGCCAGTGGGTGGGGTTCAAACATTTTATCGATTTTTTCGAAGGCCCGTACTTTTGGCGGGTCGTCAAAAATACGCTGCTGCTCAATGTTTGGGGCATCGTGTTTGGTTTCACGGCTCCCATCATTCTTGCGTTGATGCTGAACGAAGCCCGCGACGGCCGGTTCAAAAAAATAGTGCAGACGATCACGTACATGCCCCACTTCATTTCGCTCGTGGTCGTCTGCGGCATGATCCACATTTTTACGGCCGACGGGGGCATCCTGACCCAACTGCTCGAATTCATAACCGGCAAGGAGTACAGCTCGCTGCTCGGATACTCGTCCCTGTTCAGGCCGATCTACACCTTCTCGGGCATTTGGCAGAGCATCGGGTGGGAAAGCATCATCTATTTGGCGGCGATGAGCTCCATCGATCCCGCGTTGTACGAAGCTGCGGAGATCGACGGCGTGGGCAGGATCAAGAAGATGTGGCATATTACGCTGCCGCAGATCAGCCCGGTCATCGTCATCCTGTTCATTTTTGCGATCGGCGGCTTGATGGCTTCCGGATACGAAAAGATCATTCTTTTGTACAATCCGCTGACCTACGATACGGCTGACGTTATTGCGTCATATGTATATCGGCGCGGGCTGAGGGAAGCCAGCTTGAGTTATTCCACCGCCGTCGGCCTGTTAAGCTCGGTGATCAATTTTGCCTTGTTATGGGTCACGAACCGGCTTGCCAGACGTTATTCCGAGGTGAGTTTATGGTAG
- a CDS encoding carbohydrate ABC transporter permease: protein MSVRKSMGNRMFDVFNYTLLTVLTLACLYPILHIVFASFSDPARLVAHKGLLLKPLGFTLDGYKLIFKDNSLLVGYKNTIIYVGLGTLINMVMTIMGAFVLSRRDLYFKNAIMIVITITMFFGGGLIPWFLLMKDIGLFNNLWAMVLPTALSTWNIIILRTGFQAIPAELEESATIDGASQARILFYVILPLSKATLAVIFLYYLVGNWNSWFNAMVLLQDRDKFPLQLLMKEILVANDSSATTMGSAGGVVIDSAGSSTAYRELVKYCTIVVSTIPILMVYPFLQKYFVKGVYVGSIKG from the coding sequence ATGAGCGTACGCAAATCGATGGGCAACCGCATGTTCGACGTGTTTAACTACACGCTGTTGACTGTGCTGACCCTGGCGTGCCTGTATCCGATTTTGCATATCGTGTTTGCGTCCTTCAGCGATCCGGCCAGGCTGGTTGCCCACAAAGGGCTGCTGCTGAAACCGCTCGGCTTCACGCTGGACGGATATAAGCTGATTTTCAAGGATAACAGCCTGCTGGTGGGGTACAAGAACACAATCATTTACGTCGGACTGGGTACCTTGATCAACATGGTCATGACGATCATGGGCGCGTTTGTGCTCTCTCGGCGGGACCTTTATTTCAAAAACGCCATCATGATCGTGATCACGATTACGATGTTTTTCGGGGGAGGGCTGATCCCCTGGTTTCTGCTCATGAAGGACATCGGCCTGTTCAACAACTTGTGGGCCATGGTTCTTCCGACCGCGCTGAGTACCTGGAACATCATCATCCTGCGGACCGGCTTTCAGGCGATTCCCGCCGAGTTGGAGGAGTCCGCGACCATTGACGGCGCAAGCCAGGCCCGCATCCTATTTTATGTCATTTTGCCGTTGTCGAAAGCGACGCTGGCGGTCATTTTCCTGTATTACCTCGTGGGGAACTGGAATTCCTGGTTCAACGCGATGGTGCTTTTGCAGGATCGGGACAAATTCCCGCTGCAGCTGCTGATGAAGGAGATTCTGGTCGCCAACGATTCGTCGGCAACGACGATGGGCAGCGCGGGCGGCGTCGTCATCGACAGTGCCGGAAGCTCGACCGCTTACCGGGAACTGGTCAAATATTGCACCATCGTTGTATCCACCATACCGATTCTGATGGTATATCCTTTCCTGCAGAAATATTTCGTCAAAGGGGTATACGTCGGTTCGATCAAAGGCTGA
- a CDS encoding sugar-binding domain-containing protein has translation MRKAWSCLNGEWEFQFDDACIGEEEKWYSTERLTAFSRKIQVPFAFQSPLSGIGDPSFHDIVWYRRSFEVPADWKGKRIVLHFGAVDYSAKVWVNGNLVATHEGGHTPFQADITSALADNDNWVVVRAEDFSRDVSLPRGKQYWKEQSASIFYTRTTGIWQSVWLEPVSRVHLSRIRLTPDIDRNEIRVRAFLEGLRSSEELTLEVSVTYQGKLVAEDRYGIRQNEAMRTIGLNDFFEHGMGRLWSPEHPHLYDIHLRLLRGEESLDEVVSYFGMRKVSIEGGKLCLNNHPYFQRLVLDQGYFPDGVLTPPSDEAIQKDIELAKALGFNGVRKHQKTEDPRFLYWCDRMGLLVWSEAANAYAYSESYVRRFTREWQEIIERDYNHPCIVTWVPLNESWGVPNVQVDERQQQHGLAMVHLTKSLDGSRPVVYNDGWEHMTTDLLTIHDYESRQEVLEARYASVESVTGSMPSNRRLFVGGAAYEGQPILVSEFGGIAFKKSEWEGWGYSGAENEEEFLQKLEAVVRPMFDSPVVQGYCYTQLTDVEQEINGLLTYDRQPKAPLEAIRRIMEGRR, from the coding sequence ATGCGCAAGGCATGGAGCTGCTTGAATGGCGAATGGGAATTTCAGTTCGACGATGCTTGCATCGGCGAGGAAGAGAAATGGTACAGTACCGAACGGTTAACGGCATTTTCGCGTAAAATTCAGGTCCCGTTTGCCTTCCAAAGCCCGCTTAGCGGCATCGGTGATCCTTCGTTCCATGACATCGTATGGTATCGCCGAAGCTTCGAAGTCCCGGCCGACTGGAAGGGCAAACGGATCGTGCTCCATTTTGGTGCAGTGGATTATTCGGCCAAAGTGTGGGTGAACGGTAACCTTGTCGCGACGCATGAAGGAGGTCATACCCCGTTTCAGGCAGACATTACTTCCGCGCTGGCGGACAACGACAATTGGGTTGTCGTGCGCGCCGAGGATTTCAGTCGCGATGTTTCGCTGCCGCGGGGCAAGCAGTATTGGAAGGAGCAATCGGCGAGCATTTTCTACACCCGTACGACGGGAATTTGGCAAAGCGTGTGGCTTGAACCGGTCTCCCGCGTGCATTTATCCAGGATCAGGCTCACCCCTGACATCGATCGGAACGAAATCCGGGTGCGCGCTTTCCTGGAAGGTCTCCGTTCATCCGAAGAGCTGACGCTTGAAGTGTCGGTCACATATCAAGGAAAGCTTGTAGCAGAAGACCGGTACGGGATCAGACAGAATGAGGCGATGCGGACCATCGGTTTGAATGACTTTTTCGAACATGGCATGGGGCGTTTGTGGAGTCCGGAACATCCGCATTTGTATGACATTCACCTGCGTTTGCTGCGTGGAGAAGAATCCCTTGATGAAGTCGTCAGCTATTTCGGCATGCGCAAAGTATCGATCGAAGGCGGCAAGCTGTGCCTGAACAATCATCCTTACTTTCAGCGGCTGGTGCTGGACCAGGGATATTTCCCCGATGGCGTGCTGACTCCTCCTTCCGACGAGGCCATTCAAAAGGATATTGAGCTGGCCAAAGCGCTGGGCTTCAACGGCGTGCGCAAACACCAGAAAACGGAAGACCCCCGGTTTCTGTACTGGTGCGACCGGATGGGATTGCTGGTCTGGAGCGAGGCGGCGAACGCCTACGCCTATTCCGAATCGTACGTTCGACGTTTCACGAGGGAGTGGCAGGAGATCATCGAGCGAGATTACAATCACCCTTGCATCGTGACCTGGGTACCGTTGAACGAAAGCTGGGGGGTTCCGAACGTGCAGGTCGATGAGCGCCAGCAGCAGCATGGATTAGCGATGGTGCATCTGACCAAATCGCTCGACGGCAGCAGACCGGTCGTATATAACGATGGCTGGGAGCACATGACGACCGATCTGCTGACGATCCATGATTACGAGAGCCGCCAAGAGGTGCTGGAGGCGCGTTATGCGAGCGTTGAGTCCGTCACCGGTTCGATGCCGTCCAATCGCAGGCTGTTCGTTGGCGGAGCGGCTTACGAGGGTCAACCGATCCTGGTGTCGGAATTCGGGGGCATTGCGTTCAAAAAAAGCGAGTGGGAGGGCTGGGGCTACTCCGGTGCCGAGAACGAAGAGGAATTTCTGCAAAAGCTGGAGGCCGTCGTGCGGCCGATGTTCGATTCTCCGGTCGTGCAAGGGTATTGTTATACGCAATTGACCGACGTCGAACAGGAGATCAATGGACTGCTGACGTACGACAGACAGCCCAAGGCTCCGCTGGAAGCGATCCGCCGCATCATGGAAGGCCGGAGATAA
- a CDS encoding family 43 glycosylhydrolase translates to MKVRHGKTLLLALCALLVFPMDGASYAASTQNNFYNVVMQDGADPWVYKHTDGYYYFTKTTGGNVTIWKSKQLTTIDAAPTTVVNTGCCGIWAPELHYINGAWYIYYAKDDGDNVNHRMYVMENTSPDPTQGTWQYKGQITDPTNKWAIDGTVLQTGGQLYFIWSGWEGDTNVRQNLYIAHMSNPWTIDSNRVEIARPTYAWETNHSPNVNEGPQVIIRNGTISLVYSASGSWTNDYCLGLITASTSSDLLNPASWQKRSQPIFRSGNGLYGPGHHSFTKSPDGTEDWIVYHTAKFNNSGWNREIRMQKFTWNADHTPNLGAPANPNQPIALPSGETAVVRYEGEEGTFGGAAYASQSPNGSGGWKAGHIDTADSYVEYDVNVPTAGEYILLARTANGTEGGNWSNLRLSVNAGTANAFHITNKGWENWGLSTARIQLNAGANKIKFTKGDGYGEIDCFDIKPAN, encoded by the coding sequence ATGAAGGTCAGGCATGGAAAAACACTGCTGCTCGCCCTATGTGCCCTGCTGGTATTCCCTATGGACGGTGCTTCTTATGCCGCCAGCACGCAGAACAACTTCTATAATGTCGTCATGCAGGATGGGGCGGACCCTTGGGTTTACAAACACACGGACGGATATTATTACTTTACGAAAACGACGGGCGGCAACGTCACGATCTGGAAATCCAAGCAGCTGACGACGATCGACGCGGCGCCTACCACGGTGGTAAACACCGGATGCTGCGGCATATGGGCTCCTGAGCTGCATTACATTAACGGGGCTTGGTACATCTATTATGCCAAAGATGATGGGGATAACGTGAACCATCGGATGTATGTCATGGAAAATACGTCCCCTGACCCGACGCAAGGCACTTGGCAGTATAAAGGGCAGATCACCGACCCGACGAACAAATGGGCCATCGACGGCACGGTGCTGCAAACAGGCGGGCAGCTGTATTTTATCTGGTCAGGCTGGGAAGGCGACACGAATGTGCGGCAGAATCTGTATATCGCGCATATGAGCAATCCATGGACCATCGACTCCAATCGGGTGGAAATCGCGCGGCCTACGTACGCTTGGGAAACGAACCATTCCCCCAACGTGAATGAGGGCCCCCAGGTCATCATCCGCAACGGCACGATCAGTCTGGTGTATTCGGCCAGCGGCAGCTGGACCAACGATTATTGCCTCGGGCTGATCACGGCCAGCACATCCAGCGATTTGCTGAATCCGGCGTCCTGGCAGAAACGAAGCCAGCCGATTTTCCGATCAGGCAACGGCTTATATGGCCCTGGCCATCATTCGTTCACGAAGTCTCCCGACGGTACGGAGGACTGGATCGTGTATCACACGGCCAAATTCAACAACAGCGGCTGGAATCGGGAAATTCGGATGCAAAAGTTCACGTGGAATGCGGACCATACGCCGAATCTGGGAGCCCCGGCCAATCCCAATCAACCGATCGCTTTGCCTTCGGGTGAAACAGCGGTTGTCCGGTACGAAGGCGAAGAGGGAACTTTCGGAGGTGCGGCCTACGCTTCGCAAAGTCCCAACGGTTCGGGAGGCTGGAAGGCAGGACATATCGATACTGCCGACAGTTATGTGGAATATGACGTCAACGTGCCGACTGCAGGCGAATACATCCTGCTGGCGAGAACAGCCAATGGCACGGAGGGCGGAAACTGGTCCAACCTGCGGTTAAGCGTAAATGCCGGCACCGCAAATGCGTTCCATATCACGAACAAGGGCTGGGAAAACTGGGGGCTGTCCACGGCCAGAATCCAGCTCAATGCAGGTGCGAACAAAATCAAATTCACCAAAGGAGACGGGTACGGCGAGATCGACTGCTTTGATATCAAGCCTGCCAATTGA
- a CDS encoding MBL fold metallo-hydrolase: MKITQIRNATIIIQYAGKTFLVDPFLADQGAYPPFPNSVRQDQMNPLVGLPLPIEQIVDVDAVIVTHLHLDHYDEAAIQRLPQGIKMFVQNEADAAKVAEDGFEHTEVLKQDTTFGDIQLVKTKGEHGRGEILNLAGVVCGVVFKHPDEPTLYVAGDTVWYEEVGQTIRTHRPDVIVVNGGDNQFLQGGSLVMGKDDILEVHKAAPEATIVSVHMEAVNHWTLSRAELKAFVQEKNIASQVLVPNDGESYTFERAVMNCEQA, encoded by the coding sequence ATGAAAATAACGCAAATCCGTAATGCAACCATCATTATCCAATATGCCGGAAAAACATTTTTGGTCGATCCTTTTCTTGCTGACCAAGGTGCATATCCCCCGTTTCCCAACTCGGTCAGACAGGATCAGATGAATCCGCTCGTAGGTTTGCCGCTGCCGATCGAACAAATTGTCGACGTGGACGCCGTCATTGTGACGCACCTTCATTTGGATCATTATGATGAGGCAGCCATACAACGGCTTCCCCAAGGAATCAAGATGTTTGTGCAAAACGAAGCAGATGCAGCCAAAGTGGCTGAGGACGGTTTTGAACATACGGAAGTGCTGAAGCAGGATACCACTTTCGGGGACATTCAGCTCGTGAAAACCAAAGGTGAGCATGGCCGGGGCGAAATCTTGAATCTGGCCGGAGTTGTCTGCGGCGTAGTGTTCAAACATCCGGATGAACCCACGCTCTATGTCGCCGGAGACACCGTTTGGTACGAAGAAGTGGGACAAACCATTCGGACGCACCGTCCTGACGTGATCGTGGTTAACGGCGGCGACAACCAGTTTCTGCAAGGCGGCTCTCTTGTGATGGGCAAAGACGACATCCTGGAAGTACACAAAGCAGCGCCGGAAGCAACGATCGTGTCGGTGCATATGGAGGCCGTAAACCATTGGACGCTGTCGAGAGCCGAGCTGAAAGCATTCGTGCAGGAGAAAAACATCGCCTCACAGGTACTCGTACCGAATGACGGGGAGTCGTACACGTTTGAGCGAGCAGTGATGAACTGCGAGCAGGCTTGA
- a CDS encoding Lrp/AsnC family transcriptional regulator encodes MLDQTDVRILEELSRNSRITMKELGEKVHLTGQAAATRVAKLEDQGVIEGYTININQSKIGCQVHAMITIFTQSLHHKPYLDFIEAYKPNMLNHYKISGEGCYMLESRFPSNEALDRFLVKLNEHANYKLNIIINKL; translated from the coding sequence GTGCTGGATCAAACCGATGTGCGCATTTTGGAGGAGCTGTCCAGAAACAGCCGCATCACGATGAAAGAGCTTGGAGAAAAGGTTCACCTTACGGGGCAAGCGGCTGCGACAAGAGTGGCCAAGTTGGAAGATCAGGGCGTCATCGAGGGGTATACGATTAACATTAACCAATCTAAAATCGGATGTCAGGTGCATGCAATGATCACGATTTTTACGCAAAGCCTGCATCACAAACCGTACCTTGATTTCATCGAGGCATATAAGCCGAACATGCTTAATCATTACAAAATCAGCGGCGAAGGATGTTATATGCTGGAGAGCCGTTTTCCGTCCAATGAAGCGTTGGACCGATTTTTGGTAAAGCTGAACGAGCATGCAAACTACAAGTTAAACATCATCATTAACAAACTTTGA
- a CDS encoding SMR family transporter, which translates to MNKTWGSVVIAALFEVGWVIGLKHASGFLEWGATVIAIIVSFTLMIMAARTLQVGTVYAVFVGLGTAGTVLAEILLFGAGVEASKLLLIGVLLLGVIGLKMLSKEKKQENGVQER; encoded by the coding sequence ATGAACAAGACATGGGGATCTGTCGTTATTGCGGCATTGTTTGAGGTTGGATGGGTCATCGGACTGAAACATGCCAGCGGATTTTTGGAATGGGGAGCCACGGTGATTGCCATTATTGTCAGTTTCACGTTAATGATTATGGCCGCGCGCACGCTTCAGGTCGGAACGGTGTATGCCGTGTTTGTCGGGTTGGGAACGGCCGGAACCGTCCTTGCGGAAATTTTGTTGTTCGGGGCGGGGGTGGAGGCGTCCAAACTGCTGCTGATCGGTGTGCTTTTGCTTGGCGTAATCGGTCTTAAAATGCTCAGCAAAGAAAAGAAACAAGAAAATGGGGTGCAGGAACGATGA
- a CDS encoding multidrug efflux SMR transporter, with protein sequence MNWVFLILAGIFEMVGVLMINKFNKDRNMLSVIYMIAGFGLSFFFLSLAMKTLPMGTAYAVWTGIGASGGAILGMIFYGEPRNAARILFIAMVLGSAVGLKLVS encoded by the coding sequence ATGAACTGGGTATTTTTAATTTTGGCGGGGATTTTCGAAATGGTTGGCGTACTCATGATCAATAAATTCAACAAAGATCGGAATATGTTGTCCGTGATCTATATGATTGCAGGATTTGGCTTGAGTTTCTTCTTCTTGTCCTTGGCGATGAAAACACTGCCGATGGGAACGGCGTACGCCGTCTGGACCGGCATCGGAGCATCGGGCGGAGCGATTCTTGGCATGATTTTTTATGGTGAACCGCGGAATGCAGCAAGGATTTTGTTCATCGCCATGGTGCTTGGGTCGGCGGTCGGATTGAAATTGGTCAGTTGA
- a CDS encoding amino acid permease, with protein MSQKLTLKRNLSLSHVVTMGLAWMSPMIFFTSFGVLHEGSQGMLLAAYVLAFIAILFTAASYGQMAKAFPVSGSAYTYVSQAMNPFIGFLVGWVILLDYLFSCIVAVLMFGINLHAQFPSIPSSVWIVLLTLVVMTINIIGIKTSANVNKVFVLMQIVFIAGFCSFLVYKAMTQGITAGLNPLNSVEGVPLSAVLAGASLVCFSFLGFDSITTMAEETRTPEKTIPRAILIIVSAAGIMYFATAYLIQQMLPSFTFSHMDSAGFELMQAIGGGTLASIFTFVVIFSVLAQGMSSMTTVSRLLFVMGRSSLLPRKFSSIHPKFRTPVFNIVLVSLISLAALFISLETAIMFVSFGALTAFLFVNLSVICHYIIREKRRSIQDWIVRMLFPLLGATFILYLITRLEASSLLLGTGWIVLGLLIYANQRLKSTSKSSTLAEIEEAM; from the coding sequence ATGTCACAAAAACTAACACTGAAAAGAAATCTCTCCTTAAGCCATGTGGTGACGATGGGATTGGCATGGATGTCCCCGATGATATTTTTCACAAGCTTTGGCGTGCTTCATGAAGGTTCCCAGGGCATGCTGCTGGCCGCTTACGTGCTTGCGTTTATCGCCATTCTGTTTACCGCGGCCAGTTACGGACAGATGGCCAAAGCGTTCCCGGTGTCAGGTTCTGCCTACACCTACGTAAGTCAAGCGATGAATCCGTTTATCGGCTTTTTGGTCGGATGGGTTATCCTGCTCGATTACCTGTTCTCCTGCATCGTGGCCGTGCTCATGTTCGGGATTAACCTCCATGCGCAGTTCCCTTCCATCCCTTCTTCCGTCTGGATCGTTCTGCTTACGCTGGTCGTGATGACGATCAACATCATTGGCATCAAAACGTCAGCGAACGTCAACAAAGTTTTTGTGCTCATGCAGATCGTCTTCATTGCCGGCTTCTGTTCCTTTCTTGTATATAAAGCGATGACGCAAGGCATCACTGCCGGCTTGAATCCCCTGAATTCCGTCGAAGGCGTCCCACTCTCTGCCGTATTGGCCGGTGCATCGCTCGTCTGCTTTTCTTTCCTCGGTTTTGACTCGATCACCACGATGGCGGAAGAAACGCGTACCCCCGAAAAAACGATTCCGCGTGCCATTCTGATCATCGTCAGCGCTGCCGGCATCATGTATTTTGCGACCGCGTATCTGATTCAACAGATGCTCCCATCCTTCACGTTCAGCCATATGGACTCCGCAGGTTTCGAATTGATGCAGGCCATCGGCGGCGGAACGCTTGCGTCCATCTTTACTTTTGTCGTCATCTTCTCCGTGCTTGCACAAGGCATGTCGTCCATGACTACGGTTTCCAGGCTGTTGTTCGTGATGGGAAGATCCTCCCTGCTGCCGCGCAAATTCAGCTCGATCCACCCCAAATTCCGCACACCCGTGTTCAATATCGTGCTGGTCAGCCTGATTTCGCTGGCGGCGCTCTTCATCAGCCTGGAAACCGCGATCATGTTTGTCAGCTTCGGCGCGCTCACCGCATTCCTGTTCGTGAATCTGTCCGTCATCTGCCATTACATTATTCGCGAGAAAAGACGCAGCATTCAGGACTGGATCGTCCGCATGCTCTTCCCTTTATTAGGCGCAACCTTCATCCTGTATCTCATCACCAGGCTCGAAGCTTCCTCTCTGCTGCTCGGTACCGGCTGGATCGTGTTGGGTCTGCTGATCTACGCAAATCAACGGCTGAAATCTACGTCCAAAAGCAGCACGTTGGCTGAGATCGAAGAAGCGATGTGA
- a CDS encoding urea amidolyase associated protein UAAP1, with the protein MTVPFTMTLQPGGKWSARIGRGKNITLKATGERANVAALLFHTLDPAERYNMPDTLKAQHTAFLTSGNVLMSDQGRVLASITEDSVGWHDPLSSYTTREATDEKYGTTTYQAQRNDWLRNGEENFRVELFRHNLSPRDIAVPVNFFSKVVCERDGTMRYTAQETSGRSVTLRTEMDILLVLSNTPHPLDPSDQYPDASIIVTVTDAEPVSELDPCVLHCGENRRAFENTWNAYALMKGVN; encoded by the coding sequence ATGACAGTCCCATTCACAATGACATTGCAGCCTGGCGGCAAATGGTCCGCCCGCATAGGCCGAGGGAAGAACATTACCCTTAAGGCAACCGGAGAACGCGCCAATGTTGCGGCACTGCTGTTCCATACACTCGATCCGGCCGAGCGCTATAACATGCCAGATACGTTGAAAGCCCAGCACACCGCATTTTTGACAAGCGGCAACGTACTGATGAGCGATCAAGGCAGAGTGCTCGCTTCGATCACGGAGGATTCGGTCGGATGGCATGATCCGTTATCCAGTTATACGACTCGGGAAGCTACGGACGAAAAATACGGAACGACAACATACCAGGCGCAGCGTAATGACTGGCTGCGAAACGGCGAAGAGAACTTCAGGGTAGAGCTGTTCCGCCATAACCTGTCGCCACGCGATATCGCGGTCCCGGTCAACTTTTTCTCCAAAGTGGTTTGCGAACGGGACGGCACGATGCGATACACGGCTCAGGAAACATCTGGCCGGTCGGTTACGCTCCGCACGGAGATGGATATTTTGCTGGTTCTATCGAATACGCCGCATCCGCTTGATCCTTCAGATCAATATCCGGATGCAAGCATCATCGTTACCGTGACCGACGCCGAACCTGTATCGGAACTTGATCCATGCGTACTTCATTGCGGCGAAAACCGCAGAGCCTTCGAAAATACATGGAATGCCTATGCATTGATGAAAGGGGTCAACTAA